CGGCTCCCCCAGGGTCCCCGCCCGCCGCGGTTCCTTCGTTTCGGGGCTCCCGTAATCTCCACGGTTTCCGGCCCCGGGTTCTTCCCCTCGCCCTGGCCGCACCGGCCCGGGTCCCGGTCCTAGCCCGGGTACTACCGCGGCTCTCCCGGTGCGGCGAGCGGTGGCCGCAGGGCCGCTGCCCGCagagcccggcccggccgccgCCCAGCCCCGCCCTGCTCCGTTCTTCTGGCCGGTAgcggctctgctccccagcccgcCCGGTACCTGGTGCTCGACGGTGGCGCGGGTCCGGGAGCGGCAGGCGCTGAGCGGCAGTCTCGGGGCACGGCGAGGCGGAGCCGCGCGGGCTCGCCGGTACCGGGGCGGAGTCGGCGGGGGCAGGGCGGTACCGGGGCGGGGCCGCAGCGGAGGTGGGCGGGGTCGGGGGTGCCCGGGCGGAGCCCCGCCACGGCGTGCCGAGCCGAGCCTGCAGCCCCGGTACCGGCAGCGCTCTCCCGGGTCCTGCCCGAGCCAGGTTCCCAGGGAGATGCGATGGCTGCACGCCCGGAGCAGCAGGTCCCCGGTCCCGCGGGCACCCAGCACGGCTTCACGAGGCCGAACTGAGGTTCACCGACCCGGAGAAGGGCTCGGGCTCGGGCCCGGACGCGCCGCGGCTCCGGGCAGCAGTCGCCACGGCGGGGCTGCAGGCGCCGTGGCCGGTCTGGTGCTTaggggcaggcacagctcctgttTCCCCCATTACCCCAcagccagaagcagctccatggcccGGGGAAGGACTCGTGAAGGCAGCCGCAGCCGGCGACCTGGGGTGTCTGTGGGACCTCTGTCGTGTGCAGGTACTGCTggttctgctgcctgccaggtcTGTGGCTTCACTTTGATGTGTAAAGGACTCGGATCTCTTGGGCCCTATATTCCAAGGGGGATGCTGAGGTGcgggagtgtgtccaaagaaggagagtgatgctggtgaaggatctagagCACAAATCTTCTGAGAACAGTTCAGGGAACTGGGGTTTgtaagcctggagaggaagctgaggctggttctctacagctccccgaaaggaggttgtagcacagtgtgggttagtctcttctctcaaggaataagtgagaggacaagaggaaatagcctcaaataGCCCCACGGGAGGTTTAAGttgaacatgaggaacaatttcttccccaaaaggattGCCAAGCGCTGAACCAGGCTGCTaaagggagtggtggagtcctcagccctgcaggggtttcaaagccatataggtgtggtgctgtgggacatggtttagtggtgacctggcagcagcacacctctCATTTCAACAACCATGGAGCTGGGACAGCCTAAAGATCAAGCAGGGtctttgtcactgtgcagaGCCCAGAATCCTGGTCAGCCCATGCCATCACCAGAGCTTgtccagcagcaaagctgcgAGTACCCAGAAGAGGACTGGAGTAAAGGACTGTTTGGCACCCTGCCTTAGCAGCAGCTCAGACATATTAACCTCCAGAAAGTAGCCAAAATGCACTTAATGCACTTACCTCCACAGATTGCCTTAAATTGCAAGTTACAGGTGCACACTATGGCAAGTGTGTCTGCATCCTCCACTCTGTCACAGCAGGTGTCAGAGCTGAGGTGGGATGTGTGGGATGGGGTGAGGAAGGACTGGCTGCCGGGCAGGGGTTGGGTGGTGCAGGAGGAAAGGTCTGAAGGTTAGGGGAGGCAGATATCACAGCAGGTGAGGGGGGCCCCTGGGGCAGGTGGGTGaacctgcctgtggcaggttAAACCTCCAACACCCTCTTGCAAAGCAAATTTAACAAGTCCACAGTGGTCTGAAAGGGAGAAATGTTAATGTACAAATGTACACTCCTTGCACTGATCTCCAGGAGATCCTCATCATGTTTTCACAATAAACCCAGCAAAAAAAGTCATTCTCAAAGCAGGGAGGAAAACTGCAGTGTTCCGCATGATTTATTCTGCTCATGATTTATTCTACAGATGTTTACAGATtaacaaagaaaaccccaaaccaaacccaacagtAGAGTAATTTATCTTCCCTTTTCTCAGGGAAATTTGGCTTTCACTTCTAAGCTCAGGAATCATTCAGCTTTCCATCAGTCTGTGCACTACACCCCAGCATCCTCTGTCAAAATGAGCatgcttttctctcttgggatTCCAACCTGCAAcctttgctgcttctcatgTGCCCACAGAGCATGTCCAGAATTCTTCTCCAGCCACACCCAAAGGCAGACTTCAGTGAAAGAAGAAACAGCTGAAGATTCCATCTCTAGATTTGCCTTCCAACACAACCAGCCAGCAACATCACTTTCTTCCAAAGGGATCAGACCACACTTTTAAGCCTACAAATCAGAATACCAGCAGTTCATAACCAGACTGTTGGGAGAAAAATaagacaaacacacacacacacaaattggTCTGCTGCTCCTACCTTGTGTACAAAACAATTCAAGAACCTAACAATTTCTGCACTGAACTCACAACTCTGCATCAGCTTGCAAAATAACTTTAGAAAGACAACCTCACCTTTGTCTTAAGCTTCagataaggggggggggaaatctatCACACTCCATAGCCTTACAACCACCTAGAATTGCACCTTGCATTTGAATTTGTCTACATCTCACTTGCAGCAACTGCATCCTGTGACTTCCTGTCAGCAGCTGAATGTAGATGAAAAGGTTATACTGAGGAGAACTGTCCATCAAGTACCTGTGTGTCGGATAAATGAGCCAGTGCAGCCCCCTCTAATgtgtaataaaaaataaaggcagGATTACCAGATTTGTGTTTCCTAATACCCTCCCTAGTGCTCTTCAGCATTTCAACACTTTCCTGGAAAGTAGGTCCTGCAGTGATGATTTAATTGGTATGTGTAGTAAGGACGTGGCATTAATCCCATCTggtttcctcctgctgctgatgtTAGGCTTTTCCACAGCTAGGAATACACAACCTTCTAGCATGCTCAGATCTGAACTGTTTAATCTAGACAAGCACTCCCATGTCTTCAAACAAGAAGTGCCAGCCTTGCATAATGAACAGCCAGATCCATTACCTACGAGACAACACTCTGCCAAGGACAAGCCTGCCATACTTTAATTTCATTCCCCTCATCTGCTCTTCTATGCCTTCTACTGGCAACAGCAGGGATCAAAAAGCTATTAGCACTGCAATCCAAAATGTGTGTAGTGGATTTCTGCCCCTGCCCATGAGGCTAGAAGGTACTGACAAAGAGCTGATGAACTGTGTTTAGCTGAGTTGTGAGGCAGCGTTCCGCAAAACCAGGGTGCAACTGGGCACTCTTAGCAGCTAGAGCTCAGCCCATCCATGGctctgataggttggacatgatgatcttgaagagctcttccaacctggtctatcctatcctatcctatcctatcctatcctatcctatcctatcctatcctatcctatcctatcctatcctatcctatccttgcTTGCTGTGGGCTGGTTCAGAAGTGGATTTCAGGTGTGGAAACTGGCATCTATTCACAAAAGTATGAAGGCAACAGAGTATCTGCATTTTATGTGGCCAGTTATGGCAATTTAAACCAAGTTTCATTACACCCACAAATTTCAAGTGAAGAATTAGCCCACCCAAAATTTCCTGCTAAGTTTATTATCTGTGCAACCTTGGAATATATTCTTCACTGTGTTATTTTAATCCATGGAAATATGCAGGTCATACTTCAAGTAGGGCTTGAAACCAGTCAATGCAAACACATGAATCAAGTATACCTGCAGGCTGAATATCCTCTTGAACGATACCAGCTCGGTTTATTCTCTGTTCTTTCTCTGGAAAACAGAACCAAAAGGACactactcaaaaaaaaaaaccccaaaccaaccaaacaaaaccaaacaccaccaccaaaaacccaaagaaaatacCAGACACCTTGGCTGAACCCAATAACACTGAAAATGGTATTCACTCTGGGTGCTACACAGTAGAACTGGTGAGTCTCCACCTCCACGATGTGAATGTAGTACTCCACTGAGAATCAAACAGCCAGTCTGGTTTGAGAGACTACAAACAATATGATAATCACCTTCAAGTAATGACTTTTTCCTTTAGGAAAAGATGCCAAAATACCTGCCATGATCCCATCACTTAAGCTGTGACTGGTGCTTTTAAGAGCTATCACTCATGCACTCAGCATAAAACTCTCCTCAAGATTtggaagctggatttagatcagACACcaccccatgagggtggtgaggctctgaaacaggttgcccagagaagttgtgaaggtttcaagcctggaagtgttcaaaggcaggttggatggagccttcAGCAATTTGGTTTATCAGGagatgcccctgcccatgggagtggggctggaactagatgatctttaaggccccttccaatccaaacaattTGATGAGTCTATGATTTAGTCTTTCTAGAATCAGTGATCTCCATTTTCGGGCCCTGAAAGACCTTGCATCTTATCACAAGTAGATTTCATGACAGCATCTTCAGGCCCAATGTCCCAAGATGCAGGAACACTGAGTATTCACCCACAGCTCAAGCCATGGGGCATGTGAGCTTCTCTGGAAGTTGACATACAGCTTACTACACTCTACTCTGAAAAATCAAATCCTTTGTACCCCAAAGGCTAAAACACTCCCACTAAAGTTCAACTGTGAAATTCCACCTTCTTGTCTGGAGTGTTAGGACAAGGAATTCTCTGTCTTCTCTCCCACTACAGCAATGATCATCAAGAGAAGAATACAGGAAACAAATGCAGGTGAGGGCAAAGGAGGGTTTGAGCCACCAGCAACAAATAAAGTTTGGAGTCAGGTATTAAGTGGCAAGTTTCAGCACTTGCTAACTGTGCATCACACATTTTATCTGCTaaatgaagattaaaaaaacccctaacctGCTAGGGAATATTTGCTCCTGTAACTCACAGgtacagaagaggaagctgtcCACTAGTTGTGTTTTTCCCCTACTGCTGAATCACACTTCTAATGTCCTGTTTTTGGAAAGTGCACCATAAGCAAAAATGAGTTAAGAACAGGATTAAAAAATAGGAGCATGGGGCAGAAAAAAATCTGCGAGAAATTTCCAGCTTCAAAAACGTAATTCCCTCAAATAACAATAGAAAAATTGCTTGTAAGTCAAATTCTACTTCAGCTTCGATGCAAAGCCAAAGTCTCTCCGAGATCAGTGTCACCCTTTTCTGCTCTAAATCTTTGCAGATTAACCACACGCATCTTCTGGCTCTCGCCAACAGCTTGCTTAACATTATAAAAGTGAAAGCAAGGGGACGAGGCTGGTTACAGCTGAACTTCTCCGGGCTTCCTTCGGCGCTAGTTAGGAGTGCCGAGTGCTCCCTCTACCTCTACCGCAGCACGGAGCGTCCGCCCGGAGCCTGCGCGGCATTGCACCCAATGCTTCAGGTACCTCCGGTGCTCCAGAGCTTCCCGGTTACAGAGCAAACCTCGGgcttcagttttcctttgtttctggCAAGAAAGTGGAGTTTTCCTCAGCAGCCAGTTTCAGACAAATCCctgcagcctgagaccagcTCTGGCAAATCGTGACAACTGATAAAGAATTTGTTCTCACGTTTTAAGTTCAGCTTTTCAACTGCAGATGGAAAACGTAACTCAAACTGctccatagaatcagagaacagtttgggtcgaaagggacctttcaaggtcaaaAAGTTCAacatccctgcagtcagcagggacatttgcaactagagcagcttgGTCAGAGCCCCAAACGACCTGACCTGCAATGACTCTAAGGATGTGGcatccaccacccctctgggcaacctgggtcagGGTCTTGCCACCCTCATCACGAAAGATCTCTTCTTCTACCTAGTCTGAATCTgccttctttcagtttaaaaccatcatatCTCGTCGTGCGACAGGCTCTGCTAAAAGGTCTGTTCCTACCTTTCTTATTggtccctttaagtactgaaaggccacaagaaggtctccctgcagccttctcttccccaggctgagcaacctcaactgtcaacctgtcctcacagcaaagaggatCCAGCCATCGCATCCTAACTCCTTTAGCTGCATCCCAATCCTCCCCATCACTGCAGAGAACAGCTAAAGGATGTTCATAAGCACATGCTGGCAAACTACTTAAACCGAGAGTACTATGAGTTGAttagaaaaaaaagtattatctTAGGCGAGCAGAAAGCCTCTCGAGAATTACTGACCcagaggcagcccccagcacagccccagcccgggCACGCTTGCCCTGCCCGCCACACCGCAGCCCTGCCAGGACGCGATCGCGCTCACGGCCGGTCCCCGGCCTGCTTCCTCCCCCCGCCCAGGGACTCACTGTACTCCTCCGGCAGCAGCATCGGCCGGAAGTAGATTGGGTAAAAGACCGCGGCCACCACGACCACGAAGCCACCGAAGATACCAACGGTGCGGGACAGCCCCGCCATCCCCGCCGGGCGCCGCCGCCCGGAAGCTCCCCGGGCTCCGCCTCCGGGGCGCACAGGAAGCGGAGTGGCAGCTGCGGACTTCGCCCCCCCCGTCCTGGCCCGGCGGTGAGCAGCGCCCCGCTGCGGGCCGGCGGGGCACAACCCGGTGCCGGCGCCCCCGTCCTCGGTGAGGCGGAGATAGTACCGAAAACCTAACCGCCGCGCTTTGTTGTGTTATGCCTGAGCCGGCGAGCGGTGACACTTCCCGGGCAGCCCCGGCCGCGCCACACACGGTAGCAGGGAGGAGACCTTGCCCCGTCTTAGCGCTCGAAAGCCGCCCCGTGGCAGCACGTCGCCCGCCGGCGGGACcggggggctgccctgggcggGGGCCTCGCTGCCAGCGCAGAGCCGAGGCGTGACGGTGGGGACGAGAACGGGAGGAGCCCCCGCGGAGCCCCCGAGCCACGCTGCCGCCGGGAGGGAGGCCCTGCGCCGGTGTCCCGCCCGGGACGCGCCGCTCCCGGGCCGCCGCCCGGTGCCTGTTGCACTCGGGGTGAGCGGGGGACTTTGGGCTGCCTTACAGCGCGGCAGCCCCCTAAGTGTCGCCGAGTgtcgcccggcccggcccctccGCTCCCCTCCGCAcctgcggcggcggcgcgggacCGGGCGCGGCTCAGCCGTGCCCTGCGAGCGGCCCCTCCTCCAGGAAGCCGGATCTGCCGCATCCTTCTCGGCGGGGCCGGCCGCGCTGGGCAGCGCCGCCGCAACCTCCGCGCCAGGATGCGGCCCCCGGCTGAGCCCCACGCCGTGCCCTGccgctgccctctgctccttctccttctcacgGTGAGTGGCGGCCGGCCCCGCACCGGTCCCTGGCTCTTTTCTCCGCCGCCGTGGCGGTGGAAGATGGTGGCCGAGGCGAGGGCCCGGGCCGGGCGACGGCCCCCGAGTGAGCACCGAGCCCCGCAGGCGGGGACAGCCCGGCGCCCCGCACCTCCACGGCGCTGCTCCGCGCTCGGCCGGGCCGGTGCGGGGCTGCGGGCTGCAAGCGGCTTGTCGGGAGGGACACAGCATTCGGTCAGGTGCCGGAACGGGTGTCCGGGTGGTGCGCGGGGAGCCGCGGCGCCTGGACTGGGCTCGGGGCTGGGGCCGCTTGTTGGAGCCAGCCCCGCGGTTGTCTGCCTTGGCCCGGCACCCTCTTCTGTAGCCGCCGGGAAACGGCCGGTCGGTAAAGTGCTAAGAAGCTTTCCGTCCTAGCGGGGTTAAATATCTGGGTTTGTAAGAAGGGGCAGCCTTTGACATCAGCGATAGATGCGCTCACGGGTAGGGTGCACATGGAAGCAACGGCGTTCTAGGGGCATCTACTGATCTCTTTCATGCTGCTAAGCACAAACTCCAGTTACAGTCTTTGTGTGCCTGTGCCATATTGGTGCAGTCTGGGAGCAGATCACCTTTCCTGGCATGTCCCCTTTTCACACATCTTAAAACCTAGCATGAcgtggcagcaggcacaggctgtggATATCTTCTGGCTGTGCAAACAGGTGCAGTTTGTGGAACTTCTGCAGGGGTGAACTTGGGGATAGTCATGCTGGGATCTTACTCCAGCGAGAACTGTTCCTGGTCATTTCTATGATGTTAGACTAAGTGAAAATATTCACTGTCTTGCCTGGTGTGATTGCTTCCCACAGTGATTTTTTATCCCAACACCTGATGGGATGTCTTGGGCCAGCTCCTGCAGATTCAGCAGGTTTAAAGAAAAAGGTCAAGGACAAAATTTTTCCAGCATTTGTGGCTAGATTGCTCCACACAACAAAGCCTCTGtgtctttttgttgttgaaTTCTGCCTACACAGCACTGTGTAGAAGCAGCCAAGTGGTGACAGAGCCTCAGCCATGGTCTGCAAGAGTTTGTGGTCCATGATCACTGCCATGAATGCATTGGTGTGGGGTTGCTTAGGAGTCTTTGCACCTTGCTTCTTACTGGAGAAGCTGCTATGTGCTTGTGTCTGTCTTGGTGCATGCATGTGTTTATGAGTGTTTGGCATCACTGCACATCTGCCTTCCAGTCTCTTGTCAGACATGAGAAGACAGAAAGCACTAGGGTGTTCCTGTGGAATGTGTTTTTGAGTGACAAGTTCAGAAAGACTGAGGGACACTGAAGAAATCCAGCTGGCTCATTACCCAGCTGCTAGGAGTGATACCCAGCTTTCTCATCCAAAAGTTCCCTAGTTATGTCTTCCAATTGCTGCCTTAAAGTCAAGATCTTGGGGTAAATAATGTCCTCTGTGCGCAGCTGGGTTCCGCTTTCAACCCTAGAGCTCTTTTGTGCCCTCAAGGCAGCAGAGATCCAGAGGAAAAATAGGATTTGATTACATACTTAAATCTAAAATCCTCTATAGAAGCAAGGAAGTAGTATAGATAAACTTAGTTCTGACTTC
This genomic window from Dryobates pubescens isolate bDryPub1 chromosome 23, bDryPub1.pri, whole genome shotgun sequence contains:
- the SMIM20 gene encoding small integral membrane protein 20 isoform X2, which encodes MAGLSRTVGIFGGFVVVVAAVFYPIYFRPMLLPEEYSLKVWSDPFGRK
- the SMIM20 gene encoding small integral membrane protein 20 isoform X1; translation: MAGLSRTVGIFGGFVVVVAAVFYPIYFRPMLLPEEYKKEQRINRAGIVQEDIQPAGLKVWSDPFGRK